The genomic interval AAATTCCCAAGGGTTGGAGCTTCACCGAGGCGGCCAGCATGCCTGAGAATATTTTTACCGTCTGGCACAATGTATTCCAGCGCGGCAAGCTAAGCGCAGAAGAGACCCTGCTGGTCCATGGCGGCTCATCAGGCATAGGCCTCACCGCCATTCAGCTGGGCAAAGCCTTTGGCGCCAAGGTTGCCGTTACGGCTGGTAGCGATGAAAAATGTCAGGCCTGTCTCGATGCCGGTGCCGATCTTGCGATCAATTACAAGACCCAGGATTTCGTTACCGAAATCAAGAATTGGACAAACCGCAAGGGCGTGAATGTCATTCTTGACATGGTTGGCGGCGATTACATCTCTAAAAACTATGTCGTCGCAGCGGAAGAAGGACGCATCGTCCAGATTGCCTTCCTCAATGGCGGGGTCGTGGAAGCTGATTTCCGCCGATTGATGATGAAGCGCCTCATCCACACAGGCTCCACGCTTCGAGCCCGGTCCGATGCGGTCAAGGCTGACATCGCCAAGGAACTCCGCATGGAGGTCTGGCAGCTGCTCCGGTGTGGTCTGGTCAAGCCACAAATCTACAAATGCTTCCCCTTCGAAGAAGCCGCCAAGGCACATGAATTGATGGAAAGCTCCAGCCATATCGGCAAAATCATGCTGGAATTGTAACGGCTCATTTCCGCCCTTTGCCCACACCAATCATGCCCTCATCGCTGCCATCTGGCGATGGGGGCGAGCTATTTTAAGCCTTTGTTAACGCCAATGGAAAGAAGACGTCATGGTACCAGCCAATGGCGCAAAATTGCAATGAATTGGTAAGGCCTGTCCGGTTTAGTAGGAAGCGATTTTTCCCAAAGGGCATCGGGGAGTACCCAAACAGGATTGGCCATGCATACTTTCGCGCGCATTGTTTCTCGCTGCCATCTCGGCACGCTGTTTTCTGCAGCCTCTTCATCCAGATCAAACTCCGAGAGTGATAAAGGCAAACCCTCTTTCAGGCGCGACCAGAGTGGCGCGATCGCCATCATTTTCGTTCTATCGCTCCTTCCCATCATCATGATGCTAGGCGCAGCCATCGACTATGCACGCGCGGCTTTGGCCCGCTCTGAAGCACAGGATGCATTGGACGCGGCGACCCTTGCGGCGGTCAAGCAAGTCGGCACGATGGATGAAGAAGAGATCACTGACCTGATCTCGGCCTATTTGTCTGCCAACGGCCCCAAAGATAGCAATATCACCATAGAAGCAGTCGACATCGAAGAGAGCCCAACATCCCTGCAGGTCTGGGCATCCGGCTCGACACAAATGACGTTGATGCAGTTCGCAAATATCGACAATATCGATTTCACGATCACCTCCAAATCAGTTGCCGGCAACAAGACTCTGGAAGTCGTGATGGTATTGGACAACTCCGGTTCAATGGGATCCTCTGCAGGCAGCAAAACCAGAATCCAGGCCCTTCGGGATGCAGCGACCGAACTGGTCGAGCTCCTCGATGAAAAGAAACAGGATGATGACTCCCTCAGCTTCGGCCTTGTCCCATTCACGCAGATGGTACGCCTCACAGCTGACCTTGACGGCGAGGACTGGAAGGAAGTCCCATGGATCGACCATGATGGCGTCTCCTCCATCAACAGCGACAATCTTCCCCCAAAATCCAACCGCCTCGATCTGTTCGCCACCCTGACAGATCCCTATACTCATAAGGCTGTAGAATGGGCCGGTTGCGTGGAAGCACGTCCACCCCCCCTCGACATCAAGGAC from uncultured Cohaesibacter sp. carries:
- a CDS encoding TadE/TadG family type IV pilus assembly protein; the encoded protein is MHTFARIVSRCHLGTLFSAASSSRSNSESDKGKPSFRRDQSGAIAIIFVLSLLPIIMMLGAAIDYARAALARSEAQDALDAATLAAVKQVGTMDEEEITDLISAYLSANGPKDSNITIEAVDIEESPTSLQVWASGSTQMTLMQFANIDNIDFTITSKSVAGNKTLEVVMVLDNSGSMGSSAGSKTRIQALRDAATELVELLDEKKQDDDSLSFGLVPFTQMVRLTADLDGEDWKEVPWIDHDGVSSINSDNLPPKSNRLDLFATLTDPYTHKAVEWAGCVEARPPPLDIKDTTPSSSNPDSYFVPFFHPDRREPNNNRVSTRYSDYYLPRDDWAKNETYAERQAYGYYFEQTIRKSSYGPNYWCDMQRIVPLTNDTSTIKTQINSMVANGATNIHMGTIWGLRLLSPQAPYTQGRAYDDEENIKALIIMTDGNNTYYSNYYHAYGWSDDGRISGSSSIVNEMNTRTSEACEAAKDAASDSSQQIKIFTIYFGSPSSSTTKMLKGCASKDEWYKSVSNATELSEVFQNIASELSNLRLVE
- a CDS encoding NAD(P)H-quinone oxidoreductase, whose translation is MKAIIASEPGGPEKLQVITRPVPTPADDQILIKVKAAGVNRPDCIQRAGNYPPPPGASDILGLEVAGEVVKVGANVTDWKVGDSATALVSGGGYAEYCLAHAGSALEIPKGWSFTEAASMPENIFTVWHNVFQRGKLSAEETLLVHGGSSGIGLTAIQLGKAFGAKVAVTAGSDEKCQACLDAGADLAINYKTQDFVTEIKNWTNRKGVNVILDMVGGDYISKNYVVAAEEGRIVQIAFLNGGVVEADFRRLMMKRLIHTGSTLRARSDAVKADIAKELRMEVWQLLRCGLVKPQIYKCFPFEEAAKAHELMESSSHIGKIMLEL